One region of Anthonomus grandis grandis chromosome 22, icAntGran1.3, whole genome shotgun sequence genomic DNA includes:
- the LOC126748147 gene encoding LOW QUALITY PROTEIN: uncharacterized protein LOC126748147 (The sequence of the model RefSeq protein was modified relative to this genomic sequence to represent the inferred CDS: substituted 1 base at 1 genomic stop codon) has protein sequence MREYEDKSTTQEQSVHMYETSIGLGNRVSKLIWMSVKKAQYLFNSADHLTNLIKSCFPDSKIAQGMSLGRFKATQVSKNVIGACAEQEIISYLKGSKFSLIIDESTDSSSVNTLCICVRFFHPKICKVDTLFWKLLQILSGDEPEEADQGATSQRLYEEIVTLLSQNGIPLKIMIGFASDGCNTMFGSKNSVANKLANDIPGLMLQKCLEHRLISSEKINIALDKFEIKIFYIFLXRVLPKFFDLNKYFQSEKGVILNLHRIKKRYNFEDPVLSKLPILTLNSIKKGNETTLLPLMKSLPQICELQNTHQIQKTDDQWRKLQIYEDLPESKEVDEFFYKLSQVKDFSGEFIFPDLSKFALNVLSLPHSSASCERQFSKVNLIKTNARNRIITDTLNGHMLSSQKVHLEQNCFRFNRSEKMLRTMTSATLYQNKAATKEKETNAESEDDDIIFDEC, from the exons AGCACAATATCTATTTAATTCGGCTGATCATTTAACAAATCTAATTAAAAGTTGTTTTCCTGACTCGAAAATTGCTCAGGGAATGTCACTAGGAAGATTTAAAGCGACTCAagtttctaaaaatgttattggtgCCTGTGCCGAACAAGAAATAATCTCTTATTTAAAGGGCTCCAAATTCAGTCTGATTATTGATGAATCTACTGACAGTTCATCAGTTAACACTTTATGTATATGCGTGAGATTTTTCCATCCTAAAATCTGTAAAGTTGATACTCTTTTCTGGAAACTTTTGCAAATTCTCTCTGGGGATGAACCTGAGGAAGCGGATCAAGGTGCTACTAGCCAGAGGCTATATGAGGAAATAGTAACACTCCTATCGCAAAATGGTATTCCTCTTAAAATAATGATTGGTTTTGCATCGGACGGCTGTAATACCATGTTTGGTAGTAAAAACTCCGTGGCAAACAAATTAGCTAACGATATCCCGGGATTAATGCTTCAGAAATGT CTGGAACATCGTCTTATATCCAGcgagaaaataaatattgctcTTGATAAATTcgagataaaaatattttatatttttttgtaaagggTTCTACCTAAATTTTTCGAccttaacaaatattttcagaGTGAAAAAggggtaattttaaatttacaca GAATAAAAAAACGGTATAATTTCGAAGATCCTGTGCTAAGTAAGTTGCCCATCTTAACTTTAAATAGTATCAAAAAGGGCAATGAGACCACACTTTTACCGCTGATGAAATCTTTACCTCAAATTTGTGAACTTCAAAACACAcatcaaatacaaaaaactgaTGACCAGTggagaaaattacaaatttacgaAGATCTACCGGAATCCAAGGAAGTTgatgagtttttttataaactaagtCAGGTAAAAGATTTTAGTGGAGAATTCATATTCCCCGATTTGTCCAAGTTTGCACTAAATGTGCTGTCACTACCGCATTCAAGTGCCAGTTGTGAAAGGCAATTTTCAAaggtgaatttaataaaaactaatgcaAGAAATAGAATAATAACGGATACATTAAATGGTCATATGTTATCTTCCCAGAAAGTTCATCTAGAACAAAACTGTTTTAGATTTAATCGTAGTGAAAAAATGTTGAGAACTATGACGTCAGCCACACTTTATCAGAATAAAGCTGCGACAAAAGAGAAAGAAACTAACGCAGAATCTGAAGACGATGACATAATTTTTGATGAATGTTaa
- the LOC126749044 gene encoding golgin subfamily A member 5 yields the protein MAWLQNLAGHAEKLLNQIDQNAATVLNDTNNKQNSDFEVETSLIPESEKVRTSPVTILRHSRSPTPDFQFDKKLEKASEGFIPISENTISVPVNDEPNEATFTNIQTSMSSNSIHNSLLMTQELDVLQNKISMLELENQDINTQLLNMQHLYSEIRNENANLQFQVERLTEQLASAQSEKEQYVARAQRILQEKESLISLKQESNNSEINVKHLFTTYNEELKKELEFQQEKNMDLTQKNAKLLSDMQSLQMQHQVIQQDLNQSIQALQHALLSEKMQRSAIEDDCSQKTKELDIRVQELAQLQEKFRQAMSNIGTLKEALLKKAEPITVDENQIRSLTHTLMVKQNKLETVTSERNALILQLEKLEAEHKREVAELKRDKVKVINVQAANDEGVLIPNFMRVSPHDAGVTRRVKKAYSTLDAISVRTGIFLRRYPVARVFVFSYMVILHLWVLLILLWYVPSN from the exons ATGGCCTGGCTTCAAAATTTGGCAGGACATGCCGAAAAGTTGCTCAACCAAATAGATCAAAATGCTGCTACAGTGTTAAATGATACCAACAACAAGCAAAATTCTGATTTTGA AGTGGAGACTAGCTTAATTCCTGAATCAGAGAAAGTACGAACGTCTCCAGTGACAATTCTGAGACACTCTAGATCACCCACACCAGATTTTCAGTTTGATAAAAAGTTAGAAAAGGCATCTGAGGGCTTTATTCCAATATCTGAAAATACAATATCAG TTCCGGTGAATGATGAGCCTAATGAAGCAACCTTCACTAATATTCAAACCTCAATGTCTTCCAACTCAATCCACAATAGTTTGCTGATGACTCAAGAATTAgatgttttacaaaataaaatatccatGCTAGAACTAGAAAACCAAGATATTAATACACAACTCTTAAATATGCAACACTTATATTCAGAAATACGGAATGAAAATGCTAATCTACAGTTCCAAGTTGAGAGACTGACTGAGCAACTAGCTTCTGCTCAGAGTGAGAAGGAGCAATATGTTGCTAGAGCACAGAGAATATTACAAGAGAAGGAGAGTTTGATTTCATTGAAGCAGGAGAGCAATAATAGTGAGATTAATGTGAAACACCTTTTTACTACATATAATGAAGAGTTAAA GAAAGAGCTGGAATttcaacaagaaaaaaatatggatttaacccaaaaaaatgccaaattaCTGAGTGATATGCAATCACTGCAAATGCAACACCAAGTGATTCAGCAAGACCTAAATCAATCGATTCAGGCCTTACAACATGCGCTTTTAAGTGAAAAGATGCAAAGATCTGCAATTGAAGATGATTGTTCTCAAAAGACCAAg gaACTGGATATAAGGGTGCAAGAGTTGGCTCAGcttcaagaaaaatttagacAGGCAATGAGTAACATCGGTACACTTAAGGAGGCATTGCTTAAAAAAGCAGAACCCATCACTGTTGATGAAAACCAGATCAGGTCTTTGACACACACATTAATGGTCAAGCAGAATAAGCTGGAAACTGTCACATCTGAAAGAAATGCTCTGATTCTTCAGTTGGAAAAACTAGAA GCTGAACATAAAAGGGAGGTTGCTGAACTGAAGAGAGATAAAGTAAAAGTAATTAATGTTCAAGCAGCAAATGATG AAGGAGTtctcataccaaattttatgAGGGTGTCCCCTCATGATGCTGGTGTGACAAGAAGAGTTAAAAAGGCATATTCTACTTTGGACGCTATAAGTGTAAGGACTGGAATATTTCTAAGAAGATATCCTGTGGCcagagtttttgttttttcatacaTG gtgATTCTGCATCTATGGGTCCTATTGATATTGTTATGGTATGTTCCTTCCAACTAG